CGTTCGAACAGCCGGTCGAGCGTGAAGATCGTGTTGAGTTCGTGCTGGACCTGGTCGACGACGCCGCCGACGAGCTCGCTCGGCTGGATCGCCGTGTACTCGTAGGGGTTGTTCCCGGCGCCCTCGCTCGCGCGCTTCTCGCGGGACACCCGTTCCTCGTCGTGAAGCTCCGCGAGGGCCTCCCGGACGGTGCTCGGGTAGAGCCCCGTTCCCTGGGCGACCTCCTCGGACGTGCTGCCAGGGTGGGCGAGCAGGTGAACGTAAATCTTCGCGCGGGTCTCCGTGTCGAGAATCCACGACAGGAGATCGACGATCCGCTGGTCGACTTCGTCGACTGCGGCACCCGCCACCCCGTCCTGTCCCTCCGGGTCGGTCCGCCTCGAGCCGTCGTCGGTTACTGGATGCTCGTCAGTGTCGTCCGAAGCCATGTGCTCTCGTGTGAGAGGATGATTCGTGCGATGTTAAACCTTTGTGGCTCACTCGACGGCGAGTAACAGCGACTCACAGAGGGGCTCTTCCCCGCGCTCCTCGAGCAGTCGGCGCTGGCGGCTCGCGCCGCTCTCGCGGTCGTACACCTCCCGAATGCCGTCGATCCCCAGCCGCTCGCACTCGCGGTCGACGAGCTCGCCCAGATCGACGGTGCCCTCGAGATCCCGGGCGATGAACGTGGCGTCGTGACCGTGGCGGATCGCCCGCCACTTGTTCTCGTCGAGCAGCTCCCGGCGGTGCTGGTAGCCGAGCGCGCCGTCCTCGTACTCCTCGGCCAGGGCCATCACGAGCGCGTGGGTGTACTCGACGAACGCGAGGACGACATCGGGATCGGCCTGGCCGTCCGGCGTGCGAACCTCGACCGTCCCGTGGCCCGTGTGCGGCCGGACGTCGTACCAGAGCTCGCCGCGGTCGTTGATCGCCTCGGACTCGAGCATCCGCCGTTCGAAGGTGTCGAACGCCTCGTAGTCCTCGAAGCAGGTCGGCATCCCGGTGTTCGGCAGCGCCTCGAAGATCTTCGCGCGGGCCGACTGGAGGCCGGTGTCGAAGCCGTTCCAGAACGGCGAGTTCGCCGACAGCGCCAGCATGATCGGGACGTACCACCGCAGTTCGTTGGCGATCCAGACCGCCTTGTCGGCGTCGTCGACGCCGACGTGGACGTGGACGCCCGCCGTCGTGTTCCGGTGTTGGGGGTACTGGATGCGATCGAGCTGCGAGCGGTACCGGGGCTTTTCGGCGTGCTCGAGTTCGCGCCACTTCGCCAGCGGGTGAAGCCCCGCGGCGGCGACCCGAAAGCCGTGGGCTTCGGCGTGGTCGACGAGCGCCTCGCGCACCTCGAGCAGCGCCTCGCGGGCGTCTCCGGGGCGTTCGATCAGCGGGGTCTGGGTCTCGATGACGCACTTGAACAGCTCGTGATCGAGTCGCCCCTCCAGGATCGCCGGCGGCTCGTGGTCGTAGACGAGTTCGTCGGTCCCGCTCGTGGGTCGGCCGCGCTCGTCGACGACGAAGCACTCCTCTTCGATTCCCAGCGTCCCCAACCGCGTGAACGAATCCGGCGACCCGCGTTCCATCGATCACTGATTTTCCCTCCGACGGTAAATACGGTTTGGAGTCGGCAGGCGAACGAGCGGAACTGACACGCCAGACGGTAACGCGCCCGCCATCACCAGCGACGGGTCTCCACGGGAGAGACGCCCGCGGTGGCTACTCGTACAGGTCGGTCGCGAGGCGTTCGTACGCCGGCGAGGCGGTTCGGATCGCGTTCCCGACGTGCTGGAGCTCCATCCCGAGGAGGACGACCACGTCGCTCAGCGAGACGATCCCGACGAGCGAGCCGTCGTCGTCGACGACCGGGATGCGCTGTGAGCCGGTCCGCGAGAGCTCCTCGACGACCTCGTAGATCCCGGTGTCGGCGGTGACGGTGACCAGATCGTCCGCGAGCAGCTCCGCCACCGCCTGCGACTCGGGAGCGGGGTCGTCGGTCAGCAGCACCATCGCGAGGTCGCGGTCGGTGACGATCCCGAGGGGCTCGCCGTCCTCGGCGACGACGGCGCTCCCGACGCTCTCGGCTCGCATGGTCTCGACGACCTCGGAAAGCGGCGACTCGGGGGCGACGGTGACCACGCGCGTCCGTGCGATGTCGATGACGGGCATACCCCCGGTACGACCTCGAGGCCCTTGAGTTCGCCCGCCCCTCGCGGACGCCCCGGAGTCCAAGCGGGTAAGTACACCGCCGGCCAACCGTCACACGAATGCACGGACGGCGGCTCGCGACGACGGACGAGATCATCGCCGTCGTCAGTCCCGACAGCGAGGACGCCCTCGAGCGCCTCGAGCGATGGACCGACGACCGGGAGCTACGGCTGGCCGTCGTCGACGTCGGCCGGGACATCAGCGACGTCTACACCGAGGACCGGCCGACCCTCGGCGTCACCATCGGCGGCGACGGCACGTTCCTCGAGGGGATCAAGACGTTCGCCCCGCGGGGGATCCCGCTGCTGGGCGTGAACACCGGCACGCTGTCGTTTCTGGCCCGGGTCGAGCCCGACGAACTCGAGGACGCGCTCGAGGAGGCCCTCCGCGGGCGGGCGGTCGTCGACAGCCGCCAGCAGCTCCACGTCAGCGCGCGCGGGGTCGACGCGACCGGGATCAACGACGTCACCCTCGAACACGTCCTGCCGGAGAACCCCGTCAACCGCAAGATCACCCGGCTGCACGTGTTCGCCAACGACGAGTACGTCGGCGAGTTCGAGGGCTCCGGGCTGGCGGTGTCGACGCCCACGGGGTCGACCGGCCTCTCACTGTCGGCGAACGGACCGGTCCACTATCCGGTGAACAACGAGTCCCTCCAGCTCGTCCCCCTCCACACCCACCAGCTCGGCGTGCGTCCGGTCGTGATGGCGCCGTCGACCGAACTGCGGATCGTCACCGGCGGGCGAGCGAGCCTGCTGGTCGACGGCGGTCGGGCGCACACGATCCTCCGCGAGAACGAGGAGGTGCTCGTGACCGGCGCCGACCGACACGCCCACATCGTCCGGACGAGCTACGACGACCACTTCTTCACCGCGATCACCAAGAAGCTCGGCTGGGACGTTCGCGGCGAGGACGACGCCGGTCCCGACGCGAGCGCCGCGCCGGCCCCGCTCTCGAGGAACGGCGCGGACGAAGGCGAGGACCTCGTCGAACGGGCCCGCGTCCTCGCCGAGGAGGTCGCCCAGAGCGCCGGCGAGCCGCTCCGAGAGCTCCACGGCCGCGTCGAGTCGATCACGGTCAAGACGGACAAGGCGGACATCGTCACCGAAGCCGACCACCAGGCGAACCGGATCATCACGACCGCCATCGCGAACGAGTTCCCCGACCACGGCATCTTCTCGGAGGAGGGTGGCCGAATCGAGGCCGACGGTCCCTACACCTGGGTGATCGACCCCCTCGACGGAACCGGAAACTTCGCTCACGGCAACCCCAACTACGCGGTGTCGGTCGCCCTCGTCGAGGAGCGGTACCCGGTCGTCGGCGTCGTCTACGTGCCCGAAACCGACGAACTGTTCAGCGCGGTCGCGGGCGGCGAGGCGACGGAGAACGAGACGCCGCTGTCGACGACCGACCGGGACCGCCTCGACGAGAGCATGCTCCTCTCGGGGTACGACCCCGACGGCTCCTTTCTCTCGAACTTCTACCAGGAGGCTCGCGGCGTCCGCCGGCTCGGTTCGGCGGCGCTCAACCTGTGTTACCTCGCCAGCGGCAGCGCGGACGCGGTCTGGGAGTACGACACCTACCCCTGGGACGTCGCCGCGGGGCTGGTGATCGCCCGTGCGGCCGGCGCGCGGATCACCAACGCCGCCGGCGAGCCGTTCACGTTCGACTTCGAAACCGGCAGCCGAAAGATGCTCCTGGGCTCGAACGGGCCGCTGCACCCGGCCCTGCTCGAGCACCTCGAGGCGGGCGTCGTCGACAGGTGAGCGCCCGTCGTGGGCGTCGCCGGCTGGCACTGCTCGAGCGCGCGGATAACCGGGTCCGTCACAGCACGTCGGATTCGATCGCCGAGAGGTACAGGAAGTACGCCAGGGCCGCCACGATCAGGGAGACCGCAAGGACGGTCACTCCGACGAACCCGTCGAGCGCCGCTCCGGGGTCGTTCCAGAGGTAGACTCCACCCTCGATCGCGAACGCGGTCAGCCCGCCGTAGAACAGCGCCAGGGCCGTCGCCCGAACCACGGCCACCCCGCCGCGGTCGCGGCTCTGGAACAGTTCGAGGACGAACAGGAGCGCGAAGATGAGGAGGTAGAACGGGCTCGGGATCGCCTGGCCGAGCGTCTGCGGGCCGGTCACCGCGACGTAGCCGTAGTACGCCAGCGCGAGCAGGACGCCCCCGACCAGCGTCAGCGAGAGCCCGTAGCCGCTGGCGTCGGTGACGGTCGCCGGGACGAAGCCGTCGCTCGAGTCGGTCCCGTCGGCGTCGGCTGTCGCGGTCCGTCCCCGATCGCTCGTCGAATCGGCTCGGACGTTCGAGTCCGACGGGGAACCGTCGGGGTCGTCGTCTCCGGACATACCCGTCCCTTCTCCGGCGTGCATTACAAGCGTTGGCACGGAAATAACGCGTTGACACGGAACTCGCGGTGTGCCCGGTCGCTCGCTACGACCGCGGTCGCGCGACGACCCCGAGGTGGTCGACGTGGTACTCGTCGAGCGGGCGGGACTCGAGCACTTCGTACCCGCTCTCGAGCTCCGCGCTGACGTCCTCGAAGACGTCCTCGGGGTTGTGGGTGACGTCCTCGCTGCGGGCTTTCACCGCGAGCAGCAGGCGGCCGTCGTCGGCGAGAAAGCGCCGGTTCTCGAGGGCGACCCTCGCCTGGCCGCGGGTGGCGACGTCCTGGACGACGACGTCGACGTCGGATTCGACGACGTGGGCGTACGTCTCGGGTTTCCGGGCGTCCTTGAGCAGCGGGAACAGCCGCGGGCGGGAGTCGGCCGCCGAGAGCAGGTCCCGCGCGGGACGGGGGGCGAACTCCACGGCGTACGTCGGCCCCGCGAAGTCAGCGACGTGACTCACGGTCGTCCCGCTGGCGGCACCCAGGTAGAGCACCGTCTCGCCGCCCTCGAGACCCGTCTCCATCCCCAGCTCGAGCATCGCGCCGAGTTTCGAGCGATGCGGGTCCCAGGCGCGCCAGGCTCCATCGGTAGGTTCGCCGTACACCGGCTCTCCCCGGGTCGCGAGCCGCTCTGCCCCGTCGATCTCGCGGCGCTCGACGCCGACGGGACGCTCACTCACCGCCGTCACCCCCCGACTCCGCGTCGGCCCGTGCCTGGATCGTCTCGAGGCGCTCTGTGAGTTCGGCCTCGAGTTCCGGTCGCACCTCGCCGGAGTAGTGGTCGACGCGGGCGGCGATCGCGAGCTTTCCGGCGACGGCGCGGGCGGCCGACCCCCGATCCTCGAGGCGGGTGCCCCGGACCCCCTCGTGGGTGTAGATGACCCCGTGTTTGGGCGACGGAGCGTGGCCCTCGAGGTGGGCGAACAGCGCGTCCTCGGCGCCCAGCACCTGAACGGTGCCGCTGGGCTGTTTGGCGAGGGGTTCGAGGCCGCCCGCCAGGGAGATGAGCCGCGCGGCGAGGACGGGACCGGCGAGGGCGGCGAGGTTCGGCGCCACGGCGGGCGTTCGGCGCTCGACGAACGCCCGCAGGTCGTCGGCTTCGTCCGCGAGACCCGCGACGCGTCCCGCGAGCGACCGAATCGACTCCCGTCCGGGTTCGGGCTCTCGAGCGGCCAGTTCGCGGGCGTAGTCGATGCCGGTTCCGGGGTCGTCGTCGACCGTGCCGGCCCACTCGGCGAGCCGTTCGGCGAGCTCGTTGGCCGTCCGCTGGCAGTCGTCCATCGCGCGAATCGCGTGGACCAGCTGGCGGTCGTCCGCGCGCTCTCGCTCCGCGACCGCGGCGCGGGTCGCAGCCGTCGCCGCCGCGCGGAGGGCGTCGTAGTAGTCGTCCTCGTCGTCGACGAAGCCGGCGGCGACGGCGAGTTCGGGCCACGCCCGCGGCTCCTCCGCAGCTCCCTCACGAACCCTGGTGGCGAGTTCGTCCGTCGCCGCGGCGTCGATGGGGGCGCCGTCGTCGACGAACCATCCCTCGGAGTCGGTCATACCGTCTCCTTTCGCCCCGCGGCGATTAAACGCCCCGCTCTGGGTCGGTTCCACGCGGGGATCGAACTCGTGGTCGACTCGAGAACGAAGGCGGCGACCTACGGCCCGAGCAGGAAGATGACCACGAGAAAGACGAGGACCGCGAGCACCAGCGACGCCTCGACCCAGGTGTTGTACGCCGGGTCGCCGAGCATCCGGAGCCAGTCGTCGAAGACGTCGTACAGCAGCGAGAGCCCGAACAGGACGAACGCGGCGACCGCGATCGCCAGCACCGCGCCGACCGGCTCCTCCTGGGGTACCTCGACGACGATGGTGAGCAGGACGGTCAGCAACACCAGGTACGCGATCCCGAGCGTCGTCAGCGAGACGAACTTGCGGTAGCTCCGTCGCATCGCGTCGACCCGCGGGACCAGCGACGTCAGAAAGTACGCGATCGTGGCGACGGTGAGCAGTGCGAGGACGAGGGACGTGTCGACGTCTACCATGCGAAACGCTGGTCACTGCGGTGACAATACGCTTTCCCCGCAGACCCGCCGTCGTCGGTCCCGAGAACTCATTACCCGCCGGCGGGTACGACCGGTATGGACATCGGCGTCACCGTCGGCGACTCGATCGAGCGACTCGAGGCGACGAGCGCCGACTTCGACTTCGCGGAGTTCGGCCTGAGCGAGGGGGTCGATCCCGCAACCGACGTCGACGGCAACCGCCTCGAGGCGGCCCTCGAGGAAACCGGGACGGACCTCTGCGTCCACCTCCCGTTCAAGCAGGTGGTCGTAACGCCGGTTCCCGAGATCAACGACGCCATCGTCGCCCACCAGACGCGGCTGCTCGAGTGGGCCGGCGGCGTCGGCGCCGAGAAGGCCGTTCTACACGGGACGGCGCGCAACCCACACGAGACGGACCTCCGTCCGGCGTTCGCCGAACAGGTGCGCGCGATCGACGAGGCCGGCGAGGCGGCCGGCGTCGAGGTCGTCCTCGAGAACGTCGGTCACCAGAAGCGCGGCTTTCCGCTCTCGGTGCTCGGCGACATCGCCCGCGACACGGGAACGGCGGTCTGTTTCGACGTCGGACACGCCTACATGGAGGATGGCGACGACGGCGTCGAGCGGTTCCTCCGGGGGTACGCCGACCTGATCTCGCACCTCCACGTCCACGACGCGCGCAGCCGCGGCGACACGCACATCCCGATCGGCGCCGGCGAGATCGACTATTCGATCCTCGAGGACCGGCTCGCGGGGTTCGACGGCACCGTCGCCGTCGAGGTGTTCACCGACGACGTCTCGCTGCTGACCGACACGGCCGGCCGCGTGGCCGACGCGCTCGGCGAGCCGTTCTGAAGACCGGGGACCGACGGCGCGGTGAACGCGCCGCTCGCCGGCTTCGCTCACTTCGCTCCGGCGTTACGCCCGATCCCGGTCGGCCGGCCGCGCCGACGCGTCGACAGCCGGCCCGTCGGCGACGACCGACCGGCCGGGGAGCTCCGGACTGGGCTCGCGGCCGAGCGTTAGCAGCCGCTCGGTGAGCGTGATCTCCTCCGCGCTGGGGCTTCGCTTCTCGATCTCCTCGTACTCGACTACCACGTCACCGGCCTCGGCGCCGATCCGGACGGCACAGAGCTGGTACGACGGGTAGTACACGGGCGGCAGTATCCCCGCGACGACCTCCCGGCGGTGGAGGCGCTTGAGCCACGTCCCGCTGTTGACGAGCAGCCGGCCGTCGACCTCCCGAAGCCCCGGGCGGTGGGTGTGTCCGTAACAGAACACCGCCGTCTCCGGACGGTCGGCGAACACCGCTCGAGCGGCCTCACGGTAGGGCTCCTCGGGGTCGACCGTGAGCTCCTCCTCGAGGAGACCGAATCGGTCGACCGTCGCTCGCAGGTCGCGGAAGACGAGGTAGACGGGGATTCCCGCCAGGAGGAGCACGCCGGCGATCGCGGCGGTGGCGACGAGGAGGAAGTGGACGGCCTCCCCGACCAGCCCCAGCCGGGCGAGCGCCGCGTCGACCGTCTCGACCGGCAGCGTCCAGACGCCGGCGACGTCCAGTCCGGCCAGGACCGCGACGACGACACAGAGGTTGAACAGCAACAGGAACGGTATCACGGCGTACCGCAGGAGGGGGTTCATCTCCCGGTAGAAGTACTTCGAGAGCAGCCAGTGGGGCACCCGGTCGGTCGGGGTAACCGCCTGGACGTCCTTCAGCCAGTTGTACCGACCCCGATCGGAGAGCTGGCCCGCCTTGCTCGTCACGTGGGTGTTGTAGTGGTAGCCGATCGGCGTCTCGTAGGGGTTGCCGAAGTCCTCGAACCGGTTGTTGGAGTCCTGCTGGTGACCGTGTTCGAAGTGGATCGTCCGGTTCCCGACCGGACGCGTGATCGACGACGACCGGACCAGGTCGACGTTGTACCGGGCCAGCCGCTCGCGGTACTCCTCGTAGGCCGCGAGTTCGTTGTCGTGGTTGCCCGGCAACAGCGTGATCGGGACGTTCTCGCCGGTCGCACGCAGCTGTGAAAACAGTTCGGGGTACCGCTCGATCAGGGCATCGAGCTTCGCCGGGCCGTCGACCGCGGTGAACTCCCACAGCCCGAACAGATCGCCGTTGACGATCAGCTCGGCGTTCTCGTCGGTCGTCTCGAGTCGCTCGAGGAAGGCGAGTAGCTCCTCGAGAAAGTCCACCTCGCCGAGTTGCTCGTCGCCGCCGATGTGGAGGTCGCTGATCACGTAGTAAACCGGCTCGCCGCCCTCGTCGGCCATAGGGTCAGGCGTTCGACTCGAGTACGTATAGTGCTGATCCAGCCGGGAGAGACTGTCACCAGTCGGGAGGGGTTTATGCCGGCGTTCGGGAAAGGGGGAGCGACTCGAGTCTCAGACGCCGAAGACCGCACGCAGCATGTCGCGGGTTCCGGGGCCGAGGCCGACGGCGACGACGGTGATCATCAGCAGCGTCGCGTAGCGCGGACTCTCATCGAACACCGTCTCGTCGAAGATCCAGATGACGACGACGGCGGCGACGATCTTGACGATCAGGAACGGCCACGCGACGCCGGTCACTTCGGCGATCGAGGCGGGGAGGATCGAGCCGGTGTAGTTCACGATCGCCTCGTTGATGGGGTGTTTCGGCGTGAGGTTGTAGCCTGGGCCCAGCCGGTAGGCCCAGTCGAGGCCGATCACGTTCGCGACGCCGTCGACGGCGTGCGCCCAGATGACGACTAGCCCCATGTACTCCGTCCCGCGGTTGATCTCCGGTGCGAACGCCTGGAGGGCGTACCAGGTGATCGCCGTGACGGCCGTCGCCCCGACGAGCGTGAGGACGAGGATCAGCCAGTGGAACTCCGCGAACGGCTCGGTTACGGCGAGGTAGCCGAGGTAGCCGACCGTGACCGCGAGCGCGGCCGTCCCGATCCCCGCCAGCGGGTACTCGTAGCCGCTGACGTAGCCGTTTCGCTCGAGCCAGACCGAGAGCAACAGCGCGAGGAGCGTTACGAGGAAGACGGTGACGTAGATGAAGGGGCTGATGAGCGCGGCCACGTACGGTAGCTGCATCACCATCTCGCCGGTTTCGCGCGCGCCGGCGACGTTCGCGTCCTCGACGACGCGGAGCGTGCCGCCGAACAACATGAACGGGAACAGCGCGTAGAAGCCGGCCCGGTAACGCTGGATGTCCAGCCGCCGGATGAGCAGGATGATTCCGACCAGCAGCAGGATCAGAATCGGGATGTAGCCCGCGTAGGAGACGAAGGTGTACCCCGGCGACGCCGTGGGACCGTCGCCCGCTCCGGCGTCGGCACAGGGGATCTCCGCGCCGCCGGCCCACGCGACACAGCCCAGCCCTCGCGCGTCGGCAACGACCGGTCCCCAGTAGTACTGCCAGATGAGATCGACGTACACCCGCTGGGGAAACGCCAGCGCGGCGAACGTGATCGCGAGCGCGACGATACCGGTGAGCGCGGCCCACGCACCCATCGGCCCGACGCGGTCGATGTACTCGTCCATACACGATATCCTGCGACGGCGACCGCTTACCGCTTCCGGTTTTCTGTACGAACCGAGACCCCCTCCCTCGAGAGGGGGCTCGCTCAAACCGGGAGCTCGTCGCTCTCGTAGGTCGTGCCGAGGATGACCATCGTCTGCGATCGGGCGAAGCCGTCCATCCGGGCGATCCGCTCGAACATCAGCTCGCGCAACCCGTCGGCGTCCTCGGCGTAGACGCGCATCATCACGTCCCACTCGCCCGTCGTCAGGTGAACCTGCTGGACGCCCTCGATGTCCGTGAGCCGCTCCAAGGTGTCCTGCTCGCGACCCTGTTCGACGCGGAGTCCGACGAGCGCCGAGATGCCGAGTCCGACCGCCTTCGGCTCGACCCTCGCGTGATACCCCTCGATGACCCCCGCCTCCTCCATTCGGCTGACCCGGTCGTGAACCGTCGCGCTCGACATGTCGATCTGGCGGGCAATTTCGCTGAACGGTGTACGGGCGTTTCGCTGGAGAATCCGGAGAATCGCCCGATCGGTGTCATCGAGTTCCATACCTCGTTCGCCGAACGCACCGGTAAAAATACTTCTGACGCGTCGGTCGCTCCCGGGTCGAGCTACCGTTCGATCTCGCGAGCCGCCTCGAGGACGTGCTCGTGGACGGCGCCGTTGGAGGCGACCAGTCCCCTGCTGTCGTGGCGCCAGCGCTCGCCCTCGAGGTCCGTGACGGTTCCGCCGGCCTCCCGGACGTGGTGAACGCCGGCGACGGAGTCCCACGGGTTCGCCTGCACGTTGGTGAGGACGCCGTCGAGGGCGCCCGAGGCGACCATCGCGAGCACCGCCTGGGCGCAGCCGAACCGGCGCATATCCGCGAAGCGGTCGACGATCGCCTTGCTCGCCGCGGCGTACTGATCCCGGTCGTCGTACCCCCACCAGATCGTCGGACAGACGGTACAGAGCTCGGGATCCGCCCGGTCGCTGACCGCGATCGGCTCGCCGTTCAGCGCCACGCCGTCCGGCCCCGCGAGGTAGCTGTCGCCGAGTGCGGGGAGCACCGTCGCCGCACCGACGGGCTCGCCGTCGATCACGGCCGCGACCGCGGTTCCGAACACCCGGATTCCGCGAACGAAGTTGTTCGTCCCGTCGATCGGGTCGACGATCCAGGCCGGCCCCTCCTCGGGAACCGCCTTCAGTTCCTCGTCCTCCTCGCCGACGACGGGATCGTCCGGGTACTCCTCGCGGACGACCTCGATCACCGCCCGCTGGGCGTCGCGGTCGGCCTGCGTGACGACGTCGGTCTTGCCGTTTTTCGTCTCGACTGCGATCCCGGATCGGAACGCCTCCTCGGCGACGGCCGCACCCGCGCGCGCCGCCCGCTCGGCGAGGTCGGCGCGTCGCTGCGCGGACTCGAGTTCGGTCATTACCCGTCCTGGTGGGTGCGCGCGCAAAGAGGTGGCGGTTTCGGCCGCCACGCGTCGCTGGTCGGCGCGTCGGTCTCGAGAATGTTGCGAGGGAAGATCGCTGTAGGATCTTCCGCATCTCGCGCAGCGCGTACGTGCGCTTCGCTTCGATGCGAGGGGAGGGAATCGAACTACCTCCTGGAACCTGCGCGAAGCGCAGAACCCCGGCGTAATTCGGTCCCTCCTGCATCTCGTTCGGTGCGTTTTTGCACCTCACTGTGATGCGAGGGGAGGGAATCGAACCCACGAACTCCTACGAGAGCGGATCTTGAGTCCGCCGCCGTTGGCCGCTTGGCTACCCTCGCACCCGTCGTGCTTTTCTGCGGGTAATCCCCGCACTCGTACCCTATAGCTGGCGAATATATACCACCTGCGGTGTGGGCCACCTGATGGTGACTGTGGAGCGGTCGTCGACTCGAGACCTCTGCGGGAAAACAAAACAGTCTACTCGCCTGTCTGCGAGCACTCGACTGTGACCGAACGCAGGGACTCCACCGGAAAACGCGTGGTGGTCGGACTCCTCCTCGGAATCGTCGCCCTCACGGCAGCCCTCGGCGCCGTTCTGGGCGCCGTCGTCCCCGCCCAGACCGGTCTCGAGGAGGTGACGATCCTCGCGATCACGTTCACCGTCTCGCCGACGTCGTTCGCGCTGTACGGCGCCGTCACCGTCGGCACGTTCCTCGGGGTCACCATCCTCGTCGTCCGGGCGATTTCGCAGTTCGAAGACGGCGTCTGAGCCGGCTACTCCTCGACCTGCTCGACGATCTCGTCGACGATCTCCGGATTACGCAGCGTGGAGGTGTCGCCCAGTTCGTTTCCGGAGGCGATGTCCTCGAGGAGCCGCCGCATGATCTTTCCGGAGCGAGTCTTGGGGAGTTCGGGCGTGAAGATCACCTCCTCGGGGCGGGCGATCGGGCCGATGGCGTCTTCGACCTCCTCGACGATCCGGTCGGACATGGCGTCGGTGGGGTCCTGACCGTCCTCGAGGATCA
Above is a genomic segment from Natrononativus amylolyticus containing:
- a CDS encoding Lrp/AsnC family transcriptional regulator; this encodes MELDDTDRAILRILQRNARTPFSEIARQIDMSSATVHDRVSRMEEAGVIEGYHARVEPKAVGLGISALVGLRVEQGREQDTLERLTDIEGVQQVHLTTGEWDVMMRVYAEDADGLRELMFERIARMDGFARSQTMVILGTTYESDELPV
- a CDS encoding inositol monophosphatase family protein, giving the protein MTELESAQRRADLAERAARAGAAVAEEAFRSGIAVETKNGKTDVVTQADRDAQRAVIEVVREEYPDDPVVGEEDEELKAVPEEGPAWIVDPIDGTNNFVRGIRVFGTAVAAVIDGEPVGAATVLPALGDSYLAGPDGVALNGEPIAVSDRADPELCTVCPTIWWGYDDRDQYAAASKAIVDRFADMRRFGCAQAVLAMVASGALDGVLTNVQANPWDSVAGVHHVREAGGTVTDLEGERWRHDSRGLVASNGAVHEHVLEAAREIER
- a CDS encoding DUF7520 family protein, which gives rise to MTERRDSTGKRVVVGLLLGIVALTAALGAVLGAVVPAQTGLEEVTILAITFTVSPTSFALYGAVTVGTFLGVTILVVRAISQFEDGV